In a single window of the Elaeis guineensis isolate ETL-2024a chromosome 8, EG11, whole genome shotgun sequence genome:
- the LOC105050288 gene encoding chaperone protein dnaJ 16 isoform X3: MPARGFSSSKSEKKGNAAAKQQERKDPYEVLGVGRNATDQEIKSAYRKLALKYHPDKNANDPVAADVFKEVTYSYNILSDPDKRRQYDTSGFEALESDGQEMELDLSSLGTVNTMFAALFSKLGVPIKTTVSATILEEALNGAVTINPLQLGQSLFRKLLYFEQEENGGLSLALQEDSIKTGKVTSAGMFFLCFPVYRFDHSNSMAIAKDPDAAFFKKLDGFQPCEINELKAGTHIFAVYGDNFFRNANYTIEAMSAEPFSAEKEELRDVEAKILTKRAEISKFETEYREVLAKFTEMTSRYTEEMQAIDELLKERNTIHASYTTISPLKRNSSSSKIRASFRGSKSEDDRQTREKKPRDRPKRRKWFNIHLKVDKRKPC; this comes from the exons ATGCCGGCGCGGGGATTCTcttcgtcgaagtcggagaagaagGGGAATGCCGCCGCGAAGCAGCAGGAGAGGAAGGACCCGTATGAGGTTCTTGGGGTGGGTCGCAATGCCACGGATCAGGAAATCAAGAGCGCGTACCGAAAATTGGCTCTCAA GTACCATCCTGACAAAAATGCTAACGATCCTGTAGCAGCTGATGTATTCAAGGAAGTCACGTATTCATACAATATCTTGTCAGATCCAGACAAACGGCGTCAGTACGACACATCTGGTTTTGAG GCTCTTGAATCAGATGGTCAAGAAATGGAACTTGATCTGTCAAGTCTAGGTACTGTGAACACAATGTTTGCTGCACTTTTTAG TAAACTTGGCGTGCCAATTAAGACTACGGTATCAGCAACCATATTAGAGGAAGCACTGAATGGCGCCGTAACCATTAATCCACTTCAGTTGGGGCAATCTCTGTTCAGAAAG CTGTTGTACTTTGAGCAGGAAGAGAATGGTGGATTGAGCCTCGCATTACAG GAAGACAGTATAAAGACAGGAAAGGTTACTTCTGCAGGAATGTTCTTTCTCTGTTTTCCTGTTTACCGATTTGATCATAGTAACTCG ATGGCAATTGCGAAGGATCCTGATGCTGCCTTCTTCAAGAAATTGGATGGATTCCAACCATGTGAAATAAATGAGCTGAAAGCTGGCACCCACATATTTGCTGTCTATG GTGATAACTTCTTTAGAAATGCAAACTACACCATAGAGGCCATGTCTGCTGAACCATTTTCAGCTGAAAAGGAAGAACTCCGAGATGTGGAGGCAAAAATTCTAACCAAAAGGGCAGAAATATCTAAGTTTGAGACTGAGTACAGAGAG GTATTGGCGAAGTTCACTGAGATGACAAGCAGATACACAGAGGAAATGCAAGCA ATAGATGAGCTCCTAAAGGAACGGAACACCATCCATGCCTCCTACACGACCATTTCACCTCTAAAGCGGAATTCTAGTAGTAGCAAGATCAGAGCTTCATTTAGGGGGTCTAAAAGTGAAGATGACCGCCAAACAAGAGAAAAGAAGCCGAGGGATCGTCCAAAAAGGCGGAAATGGTTCAATATTCACTTAAAGGTGGACAAGCGGAAACCctgttga
- the LOC105050288 gene encoding chaperone protein dnaJ 16 isoform X1: MPARGFSSSKSEKKGNAAAKQQERKDPYEVLGVGRNATDQEIKSAYRKLALKYHPDKNANDPVAADVFKEVTYSYNILSDPDKRRQYDTSGFEALESDGQEMELDLSSLGTVNTMFAALFSKLGVPIKTTVSATILEEALNGAVTINPLQLGQSLFRKVEKQSAHFYSVEITEQEARMGFVCRVHSADKSKFKLLYFEQEENGGLSLALQEDSIKTGKVTSAGMFFLCFPVYRFDHSNSMAIAKDPDAAFFKKLDGFQPCEINELKAGTHIFAVYGDNFFRNANYTIEAMSAEPFSAEKEELRDVEAKILTKRAEISKFETEYREVLAKFTEMTSRYTEEMQAIDELLKERNTIHASYTTISPLKRNSSSSKIRASFRGSKSEDDRQTREKKPRDRPKRRKWFNIHLKVDKRKPC, translated from the exons ATGCCGGCGCGGGGATTCTcttcgtcgaagtcggagaagaagGGGAATGCCGCCGCGAAGCAGCAGGAGAGGAAGGACCCGTATGAGGTTCTTGGGGTGGGTCGCAATGCCACGGATCAGGAAATCAAGAGCGCGTACCGAAAATTGGCTCTCAA GTACCATCCTGACAAAAATGCTAACGATCCTGTAGCAGCTGATGTATTCAAGGAAGTCACGTATTCATACAATATCTTGTCAGATCCAGACAAACGGCGTCAGTACGACACATCTGGTTTTGAG GCTCTTGAATCAGATGGTCAAGAAATGGAACTTGATCTGTCAAGTCTAGGTACTGTGAACACAATGTTTGCTGCACTTTTTAG TAAACTTGGCGTGCCAATTAAGACTACGGTATCAGCAACCATATTAGAGGAAGCACTGAATGGCGCCGTAACCATTAATCCACTTCAGTTGGGGCAATCTCTGTTCAGAAAG GTAGAAAAGCAGTCTGCTCATTTTTATTCTGTAGAAATAACAGAGCAGGAGGCAAGGATGGGGTTTGTGTGCCGAGTGCATTCAGCTGATAAAAGCAAATTCAAG CTGTTGTACTTTGAGCAGGAAGAGAATGGTGGATTGAGCCTCGCATTACAG GAAGACAGTATAAAGACAGGAAAGGTTACTTCTGCAGGAATGTTCTTTCTCTGTTTTCCTGTTTACCGATTTGATCATAGTAACTCG ATGGCAATTGCGAAGGATCCTGATGCTGCCTTCTTCAAGAAATTGGATGGATTCCAACCATGTGAAATAAATGAGCTGAAAGCTGGCACCCACATATTTGCTGTCTATG GTGATAACTTCTTTAGAAATGCAAACTACACCATAGAGGCCATGTCTGCTGAACCATTTTCAGCTGAAAAGGAAGAACTCCGAGATGTGGAGGCAAAAATTCTAACCAAAAGGGCAGAAATATCTAAGTTTGAGACTGAGTACAGAGAG GTATTGGCGAAGTTCACTGAGATGACAAGCAGATACACAGAGGAAATGCAAGCA ATAGATGAGCTCCTAAAGGAACGGAACACCATCCATGCCTCCTACACGACCATTTCACCTCTAAAGCGGAATTCTAGTAGTAGCAAGATCAGAGCTTCATTTAGGGGGTCTAAAAGTGAAGATGACCGCCAAACAAGAGAAAAGAAGCCGAGGGATCGTCCAAAAAGGCGGAAATGGTTCAATATTCACTTAAAGGTGGACAAGCGGAAACCctgttga
- the LOC105050289 gene encoding peroxidase 31: MASHLQHRAHSFSSALLAAVLAVAVALSLPAPSAAKLTPNYYRKTCPRAAEIVTQVVTGKQIANPTTAAGTLRLFFHDCFVGGCDASVLISTNAFNRAERDADINLSLPGDGFDVVVRAKTQLEIECPGIVSCSDVLALATRDLVTMLGGPFYPVLLGRKDALASKADTVEGNLPRPNMTVSQMISIFAAKGFTVQEMVALSGAHTVGFSHCKEFAHRIYNHNNGGQNAFDPSMNPKFAEALQKACANYIKDETIATFNDIMTPGKFDNMYFKNLARGLGLLASDQLLMSDPRTKPFVQLYAANNTAFFNDFAHAMVKLSVYGVKTGRKGEVRRRCDNFNN; encoded by the coding sequence ATGGCGAGCCATCTCCAGCACCGGGCCCATTCCTTCTCCTCGGCCCTCCTCGCGGCGGTGCTCGCGGTGGCGGTGGCCCTGTCCCTCCCAGCGCCGTCGGCTGCGAAGCTGACGCCCAACTACTACCGAAAGACGTGCCCCCGGGCGGCGGAGATCGTGACGCAGGTCGTGACCGGCAAGCAGATCGCCAACCCCACCACCGCCGCGGGCACCCTCCGCCTCTTCTTCCACGACTGCTTCGTCGGGGGCTGCGACGCCTCCGTCCTCATCTCCACCAACGCCTTCAACCGCGCCGAGCGCGACGCCGACATCAACCTCTCCCTCCCCGGCGACGGCTTCGACGTCGTGGTCCGCGCCAAGACCCAGCTGGAGATCGAGTGCCCCGGCATCGTCTCCTGCTCCGACGTCCTCGCCCTCGCCACCCGCGACCTCGTCACCATGCTCGGCGGGCCCTTCTACCCCGTCCTCCTCGGCCGCAAGGACGCCCTCGCCTCCAAGGCCGACACCGTCGAGGGCAACCTCCCCCGCCCCAACATGACCGTCTCCCAGATGATCTCCATCTTCGCCGCCAAGGGCTTCACCGTCCAGGAGATGGTCGCCCTCTCCGGCGCCCACACCGTCGGCTTCTCTCACTGCAAGGAGTTCGCCCACCGGATCTACAACCACAACAACGGCGGCCAGAACGCCTTCGACCCCTCGATGAACCCCAAGTTCGCGGAGGCGCTCCAGAAGGCCTGCGCCAACTACATCAAGGACGAGACCATCGCCACCTTCAACGACATCATGACGCCGGGCAAGTTCGACAACATGTACTTCAAGAACCTGGCCAGGGGCCTGGGGCTCTTGGCGTCCGACCAGCTTCTTATGTCGGATCCGAGGACGAAGCCCTTCGTCCAGCTCTACGCCGCCAACAACACCGCCTTCTTCAACGACTTCGCGCACGCCATGGTGAAGCTCAGCGTGTACGGGGTGAAGACCGGGAGGAAGGGGGAGGTCCGGCGGAGGTGCGACAACTTCAACAATTGA
- the LOC105050288 gene encoding chaperone protein dnaJ 16 isoform X2: MPPRSSRRGRTRMRFLGWVAMPRIRKSRARTENWLSSRLPYHPDKNANDPVAADVFKEVTYSYNILSDPDKRRQYDTSGFEALESDGQEMELDLSSLGTVNTMFAALFSKLGVPIKTTVSATILEEALNGAVTINPLQLGQSLFRKVEKQSAHFYSVEITEQEARMGFVCRVHSADKSKFKLLYFEQEENGGLSLALQEDSIKTGKVTSAGMFFLCFPVYRFDHSNSMAIAKDPDAAFFKKLDGFQPCEINELKAGTHIFAVYGDNFFRNANYTIEAMSAEPFSAEKEELRDVEAKILTKRAEISKFETEYREVLAKFTEMTSRYTEEMQAIDELLKERNTIHASYTTISPLKRNSSSSKIRASFRGSKSEDDRQTREKKPRDRPKRRKWFNIHLKVDKRKPC, encoded by the exons ATGCCGCCGCGAAGCAGCAGGAGAGGAAGGACCCGTATGAGGTTCTTGGGGTGGGTCGCAATGCCACGGATCAGGAAATCAAGAGCGCGTACCGAAAATTGGCTCTCAAGTAGGCTCCC GTACCATCCTGACAAAAATGCTAACGATCCTGTAGCAGCTGATGTATTCAAGGAAGTCACGTATTCATACAATATCTTGTCAGATCCAGACAAACGGCGTCAGTACGACACATCTGGTTTTGAG GCTCTTGAATCAGATGGTCAAGAAATGGAACTTGATCTGTCAAGTCTAGGTACTGTGAACACAATGTTTGCTGCACTTTTTAG TAAACTTGGCGTGCCAATTAAGACTACGGTATCAGCAACCATATTAGAGGAAGCACTGAATGGCGCCGTAACCATTAATCCACTTCAGTTGGGGCAATCTCTGTTCAGAAAG GTAGAAAAGCAGTCTGCTCATTTTTATTCTGTAGAAATAACAGAGCAGGAGGCAAGGATGGGGTTTGTGTGCCGAGTGCATTCAGCTGATAAAAGCAAATTCAAG CTGTTGTACTTTGAGCAGGAAGAGAATGGTGGATTGAGCCTCGCATTACAG GAAGACAGTATAAAGACAGGAAAGGTTACTTCTGCAGGAATGTTCTTTCTCTGTTTTCCTGTTTACCGATTTGATCATAGTAACTCG ATGGCAATTGCGAAGGATCCTGATGCTGCCTTCTTCAAGAAATTGGATGGATTCCAACCATGTGAAATAAATGAGCTGAAAGCTGGCACCCACATATTTGCTGTCTATG GTGATAACTTCTTTAGAAATGCAAACTACACCATAGAGGCCATGTCTGCTGAACCATTTTCAGCTGAAAAGGAAGAACTCCGAGATGTGGAGGCAAAAATTCTAACCAAAAGGGCAGAAATATCTAAGTTTGAGACTGAGTACAGAGAG GTATTGGCGAAGTTCACTGAGATGACAAGCAGATACACAGAGGAAATGCAAGCA ATAGATGAGCTCCTAAAGGAACGGAACACCATCCATGCCTCCTACACGACCATTTCACCTCTAAAGCGGAATTCTAGTAGTAGCAAGATCAGAGCTTCATTTAGGGGGTCTAAAAGTGAAGATGACCGCCAAACAAGAGAAAAGAAGCCGAGGGATCGTCCAAAAAGGCGGAAATGGTTCAATATTCACTTAAAGGTGGACAAGCGGAAACCctgttga